A stretch of Microtus pennsylvanicus isolate mMicPen1 chromosome 5, mMicPen1.hap1, whole genome shotgun sequence DNA encodes these proteins:
- the LOC142850378 gene encoding lipase member M — protein sequence MSEILSRAWTVSHRVEIWLLILVAYLLQRNVNSGHMPTKAADPEAFMNVSEIIKHKGYPSEEYEVVTEDGYILSVNRIPQGLTQFKKEGSRPVVLLQHGLLGDASNWISNLPNNSLGFILADAGFDVWMGNSRGNTWSRKHKTLSIDQDEFWAFSYDEMARFDLPAVINFILQKTGQKKIYYVGYSQGTTMGFIAFSTMPELAHKIKMYFALAPIATVKYAKSPGTKFLLLPDMMIKGLFGRQEFLYQTRFFRQLFIYLCGQMILDQICSNIILLLGGFNTNNMNMSRANVYVAHSPAGTSVQNILHWSQAVNSGELRAFDWGSETKNLEKCNQPTPIRYKVRDMMVPTAMWTGGQDWLSNPDDVQTLLSEVTNLIYHKNIPEWAHVDFIWGLDAPHRVYNEIIHLMKWEPSHSQGTCKVTL from the exons ATGTCAGAAATCTTGTCAAGAGCATGGACTGTTTCACACAGAGTGGAGATATGGCTTCTGATCCTGGTGGCTTATTTACTCCAAAGAAATGTGAACTCGGGACATATGCCAACAAAAGCTGCGGATCCGGAAGCATTCATGAATGTT AGTGAAATCATCAAACACAAGGGTTATCCCAGTGAGGAGTATGAAGTTGTAACTGAAGACGGGTATATCCTTTCTGTGAACAGAATCCCTCAAGGACTGACACAATTCAAAAAGGAAG GATCCAGGCCAGTGGTGCTACTGCAGCATGGCCTTCTTGGGGATGCTAGCAACTGGATTTCCAACCTGCCCAACAACAGCCTCGGTTTCATTCTGGCGGATGCTGGCTTTGATGTGTGGATGGGAAACAGCAGGGGAAATACCTGGTCTCGGAAACACAAGACTCTCTCTATAGATCAAGATGAGTTCTGGGCTTTCAG TTATGATGAAATGGCTAGGTTTGACCTTCCCGCTGTGATAAACTTTATCTTACAGAAAACAGGGCAGAAAAAGATCTATTATGTTGGCTACTCACAAGGCACCACCATGG gCTTTATTGCATTTTCCACGATGCCAGAGCTAGctcataaaatcaaaatgtattttGCCTTAGCCCCTATAGCCACTGTTAAATATGCAAAAAGTCCTGGCACCAAATTTCTGCTGCTGCCAGATATGATGATCAAG GGATTATTTGGCAGACAAGAATTTCTGTACCAGACTAGATTTTTCAGACAGCTCTTTATCTACCTTTGTGGCCAGATGATTCTTGACCAAATCTGCAGCAACATCATATTACTTCTGGGGGGATTCAACACGAACAATATGAACATG AGCCGAGCAAATGTCTATGTGGCCCATTCGCCTGCTGGGACATCTGTGCAGAATATTCTTCACTGGAGCCAG GCAGTGAATTCTGGTGAACTCCGTGCCTTTGACTGGGGAAGTGAGACCAAGAATCTGGAGAAATGCAACCAA CCCACTCCCATAAGGTACAAAGTCCGTGATATGATGGTCCCCACAGCAATGTGGACTGGAGGTCAGGACTGGCTTTCAAACCCAGATGACGTGCAAACACTGCTTTCTGAAGTGACCAACCTCATCTACCACAAGAACATCCCTGAATGGGCTCACGTGGATTTCATCTGGGGGCTGGATGCCCCTCACCGTGTGTACAATGAAATCATACATCTGATGAAGTGGGAACCCAGCCATTCCCAGGGAACCTGCAAGGTCACATTGTGA